Genomic segment of Xanthomonas sp. DAR 35659:
ACGGCACCGCCACCTTCATGATCCTCGGCGAGGTCTGCACCCGCCGCTGCTCGTTCTGCGATGTCGCGCATGGCCGGCCCAAGCCGCCGGATGCCGGCGAGCCGGCCAGCCTGGCGCAGACCGTGGCCGACATGGGCCTGAAGTACGTGGTGGTGACCAGCGTCGACCGCGACGACCTGCGCGACGGCGGCGCCCAGCATTTCGCCGACTGCATCGGCGCGATCCGCGCCGCGGCGCCGGCCACCCGCATCGAGATCCTGACCCCGGACTTCCGCGGCAAGGGCCGCATGGACCGCGCGCTGGAGATCCTGGCGACCAATCCGCCGGACGTGTTCAACCACAATATCGAGACGGTGCCGGACCTGTACCCGAACGTGCGCCCGGGCGCCGACTACCAGTGGTCGCTGACCCTACTGCAGAAGTTCAAGGCGCAGCACCCGTCCATCGCCACCAAGTCCGGGATCATGCTCGGCCTGGGCGAGACCCTGGAGCAGGTGCAGGCGACCCTGCGCGACCTGCGCGCGCACGACGTGGACATGGTCACCATCGGCCAGTACCTGCAGCCGACCGCCCATCACCACCCGGTGATGCGCTACTGGACGCCGGACGAGTACAAGGCGCTGGAGGAGTACGGCAATGCGCTGGGCTTCAGCCACGTCGCCTCCGGGCCGATGGTGCGCTCGTCCTACCACGCCGACCGCCAGGCCGCCGGCGCCGGCGTCGCCGCCTGAGAGCGTCGCGCTCGGTCGCCGCGCCCATGGGGCTGCGGCGGCATCCCCCTGCTGTTCACCGCGCCGCCCGTCGCGCGGGCGAGATGCACCCGCATCGGCGCCATTCACACTTCGGTACAGGGCCGCGGCTAGTCTGGTTCAGGAACAGGTGACAGGGTCTGCAACTTGCGGCACTGTCATCTGGTCTTACGCGATCTGCAGCCCCCCTGACGGCCTGGTGCCGAGAGTACGTAGATGAAATTCAAAGCTTCCGCCTTCCTGCTGGCGTTCGCCCTCACCGCGCCGCTGGCGCTGTTCGCCCGCACCGATGCGCCCGCGCTGCCGGCCGCGTCCACCGCCGACCAGGCGACCACCGCCAAGCTGGTGTACGGGCTGCTCTCCGACAGCCGCTACGCCTATCGGCCGCGCGCGCTCGACGAGGCGACCTCGAAGGAAGTCTTCAAGAAGTACCTGGAGACGCTGGACGGCAGCAAGCAGTTCTTTACACAGGCCGACATCGACAAGTTCGCGCCTTTCCAGGCTAGCCTCGGCGCCAACATCGCCTCCGGCCAGCTGGATCCGGCGTTCCAGGTGTTCGCCGTGTACCGGCAGCGCGTGGACGAGCGCATCGGCTATGCGCGCAAGCTGCTGAAGCAGGATTTCGATTTCAACGGCGACGAGAAGTTCGAGTACGACCGCAAGGACGTGCCGTGGCCGAAGGACAACCAGGAGCTGGACGAACTGTGGCGCAAGTCGGTGATGAACGACTGGCTGCGGCTCAAGCTCGCCGGCAAGAAGCCGGAGGACATCCGCAAGACGCTGGACAAGCGCTACGCGAACCTGGCCGATTCGGTGAAGGAACTGAAGAGCGAGGACGTGTTCCAGTTCTTCATGAACGCCTACACCAACACCGTCGACCCGCACACCGACTACTTCACCCCGCGTACCGCCGAGAACTTCAACCAGCAGATGTCGCTGTCGCTGGAGGGCATTGGCGCGCAGCTGCAGAAGCAGGACGACATGGTGGTGATCCGCGAGGTCATCCCGGGCGGTCCGGCCGCGGTGGACGGCACGTTGAAGCCGGGCGACCGCATCGTCGGCGTCGGCCAGGGCAAGTCGGGTCCGGTCGAGGACGTAATCGGCTGGCGCATCGACGACGTGGTCGCCAAGATCCGCGGCGACAAGGACACCCAAGTGCGCCTGGAGTACATCCCGGCCGAGGCCGGCGTGGACGGCAAGCACCGCCAGTTGCTGCTGACCCGGCAGAAGGTGCGCCTGGCCGAGCAGGCCGCCAAGGGCGAGACCATTTCCCTGCCGGCGAAGGACGGCGAACCGGCGCGGCGCATCGGCGTGATCAAGCTGCCGGCGTTCTACCAGGACTTCGAGGGCCGCCGCCGCAACGCCAGCGACTACGCCTCGGCGACCCGCGACGTGGCCAAGCTGCTCGCCGGCTTCAAGACCGACAAGGTCGACGGTGTGGTGCTGGACCTGCGCAACAACGGCGGCGGCTCGCTGGACGAGGCGATCGAACTGACCGGCCTGTTCATCGAGCAGGGCCCGGTGGTGCAGGTGCGCGAATCCGGCGGCCGCGTCACCGTCAACAGCGACGACAAGCCGGGCGTGGCCTGGGACGGCCCGCTGGCGGTGCTGATCAACCGCGGCTCGGCCTCGGCCTCGGAGATCTTCGCCGGCGCCATCCAGGACTACGGCCGCGGCCTGATCATCGGCGAAACCAGCTTCGGCAAGGGCACGGTGCAGAACATCGTCGACCTGGACCGCTGGCCGGCCAACGAGACCGACCGCTTCGGCCAGGTCAAGCTGACCATCGCCCAGTTCTTCCGCGTCAGCGGCAGCAGCACCCAGCACAAGGGCGTGGTGCCGGACATCGCGTTCCCGGCCAGCGTCGACGCCACCGAATTCGGCGAGAGCACCTACGACAACGCCTTGCCGTGGACCCGCATCGCCGCCGTGCCGCACACCCAGTACGGCAACTTCGCCACGCTGCTGCCGCGGCTGGAGACGCTGCACGCCAGCCGCATCGCCACCGACAAGGAATTCCAGTGGTGGGAAGAGGACGTGCAGCAGTTCCGCACCGAGGCGGCGAAGAAGTACGTGGTGCTCAACGAGGCCGAGCGCCGCGCCGAGCGCGAGAAGCAGGACGTGCAGCGCAAGCAGCGCCAGGAAATGCGCAAGCAGCTCGGCCTGCCGCTGGACCCGCTGGCCGACGACAGCAGCGACGACGGCCTGACCGGCAACGAGCGCGACATCGTCAAGGATGCCGCGCGCGAGAAGCTGGTGGACAAGCGCCCGGATCCGCTGCTGCGCGAGTCGGCGGCGATCCTGGCCGACGCGCTGAACCTGCTGGAGAAGGACCGCCCGCTGGCGGTACAGGTGCTGCCGCAGTCCACCGGCCCGGGGCGCTGGGCGGACTGAGTCCAGCCCTCACCGTCGCGCGAAGACCAGACGCGCCATCGCCTAGCGGTGGCGCGTTTTTCGTTGGGCGTTCGCGCGATGCCGCGTCATCGCCTGCGTGCCGCGTTGGGCGAGCTAACGCAAAGTAGGGTGACCAGCACGGTCACATTGTTGGTAAGCAGTGCCGCCGCAAACGCCTTGATGGCTTTTTGTAGGAGCGGCTTCAGCCGCGACCGGGGCGTTACCGGTAACGCCCGGTCGCGGCTGAAGCCGCTCCTACAGGGAGGCGCTCCTCGGACCGAAAGCCACGCTACCCCAGCGCCTGCCACACCTGATGCAGGCCCAGCGCCAGCAGGGTCAGGAAGAACACCCGGCGGAACGCCTCGGCGGAGATGCGCTGGCGCACCCGCGCACCCAGCCACAGGCCCGCCACGGTGGGCAGCAACGCCAGCAACGACGGTCCCAGTGCCGCGCGCGCGAACGCGCCATGCCAGGCCAGCGCCGCGGCCAGCGCCAGGGTCGCGGTGCCGAAGCAATAGCCCAGCGCGCGCATCAGCGTCTCGCGCGGCAGGCCCAGCGCGACAAGATACGGCAGCGAAGGCAGCACGAACACGCCGGTGGCGCCGCTCAGCAGGCCGGTCGCCAGCCCGGCCAGCGGGCCGGCCCAGGGTTCGTGCCGCGGCGCCAGCCGGCCCTGCCAGCGGCTCAGGCCGAGCAGCGCGTACATTGCCAGCAGTAAGCCGAGTCCACCCCGGACCAGTGCCGGATCGGCGCCGACCAGGATGCCGGCGCTGAGCCAGGTGCCGGCCACGATCGCCGCCAGCAGCGGCCACAGCCGCCGCAACAGCAGTGCCGCGCCTTCGCCCCAGGCCTGCTGCAGATTGGTCAGCAGCGACGGCAGGACCAGCAGCGCGGCGGCTTCAGGTGGCGCCAGCCACAGCCCGAGCAGACCCATCGCCACCGTCGGCAGGCCGGTCCCGGCAACGCCTTTGACGAAACCGGCCAGGCAGAACACCGCGGCGATCGGGAGCAGATGCAGGGCGAGGGAGTCCATGGCGCGCAGCATCGGCCGCCCGGCGGCGCCGGACAATGCGCGATCGCTTCAGGCAGACTTCGGCCACGACGAAGGCTGGAGGGGCGATGCATCTGGATTTCACCGACCTGCGGCTGTTCGCGGCGGTCGCCGATGCCGGCAGCATCACTGCCGGGGCGGAGCGCGCCGCGCTGTCGCTGGCCGCGGCCAGTGCGCGCATCCGCGCGCTGGAACAGCAGGCAGGCGCGACGCTGCTGCAGCGCGGCCGCCGCGGCGTGACCCTCACCGTGGCCGGCGCGGCGGCCGCGCTGCGGCACGCGCGGCAACTGCTGCGCCAGGCCGAGGCGATGCGCGCGGAACTGGGCGATCACGCCGGCACCAATCAGGCCACGGTGCGGCTGCTGGCCAACACCGCGGCGCTGTACGAATGGCTGCCGGAACTGCTCGCCGAGTTCCTGGTCGCGCATCCGCGCATCGACCTGGCCTTGCGCGAACGGGGCAGCACCGCCGCCGCCGACGCGGTGCGCGAGGACCGCGCCGACCTGGCGGTGATCGCCGACCATGCCGATCTGACTGGCCTGCAGGCGCGGGCGTTCCGCCGGGACCGACTGGTACTGGTGGCCGCCGCCACGCACCCGTTGGCGCAGGCGCCGCAGGTGCGCCTGGCGCAGCTGTGGCAGGCGGAATTCCTCGGCCTGGCCGACGACAGCGCGCTGCAGCGGCACCTGCGTGCGCAGGCCACGCGCGCCGGCGGGCAGTTGCGCATCCGTGCCCATGTGCACGGCATCGAACCGCTGTGCCGGATGCTGGCACGCGGCGCGGGCGTGGCGATCCTGCCGCAGGCGGCGCTGGCGCGGGTCAGCGTGCGCGATCGGCTGGTCGCGGTGCCGCTGGATGAGCCGTGGGCGCCGCGGCAATTGTCGATCGTATGGCGCGCGACGCCGACGCCGGCGGCGCGCCAGTTGCTGGACTGGCTGTGCGCGCATGCCGATGCGGCAGTGGAGGACGCCGGCTGAGTCGGCGTCGTTGCGTGCTGGCGCGGCTCAGGGCGACCAGGCGAACTCGGCCATGACCGGGAAGTGATCCGACGGCCAATGGCACTGTGGCCGCGCATCGAGCGTGGCGAAGTGCGTGGCGCGCAGGCCGCGCGACAGGATCCAGTCGATGCGCCGGTCCGGATGGCCGGTGAAATCGTGGAACGTCGCCTGCGGCCCGAGCGGCTTGGCCACCTGCGCGCGCGCATCGGCCAGGCCGGCGGTGAGGGTGCGGTAGGTCGGCGACTCCGGCACGGTGTTGAAGTCGCCGGTGACCACCACCGGCACGTCGGCCGGCAGCGCCTGCACGCGCGCCAGGATCAGCGCGGCGCCCTTGGCGCGGGCGGCTTCGTCCTCGTCGCGGTAGGGCAGGTGGGTGTCGAACAGGTAGAAGCGGCGCCCGTCGGCGACGCGCTCGAACAGGCCCCAGTTGACCATGCGCGGCAGCGGGTGGCCCCAACTGATGCTGCCCACCACCGACGGCGTGTCCGACAGCCAGAAATCGCCGGACTCCACCAGCTTCAGGCGCCGGCTGTCGTAGAAGATGCCCATGCGCTCGCCGTCCTCGCTGCCGTCGCGGCTGCGCCCGAACCAGCGGTACTCGGGCAACTGTTCGGCCAGATAGTCGGCCTGCCGCTTGACCAGTTCCTGGGTGCCGACCACGTCCGGTTGCTGTGCGCGGATCAGCGCCGCCATCGCGCTGCGGCGGACGTCCCAACGCTTGTCGCCATCGGTGTCGACCGGCACGCGCACGTTGAAACTCATCACCTTGAGCGGCGCCGGTGCCGGCGCGGCGCCCGCCGGCGCGGCGAGCAGGGCGAGCAAGGGGAGGGCGAAGGCGAGCGCCATGGCGCGTGCGCGCAGCGGAAGCGAAAAGGTCGGCATCGGAACGTCTCTTGGAGGACAGCGGGAACGCGAACGCAAACGCGAACGCAATGGTGGCATGCGTGCCAGCAATGGCGCGCGGAAATCGGCGGCCAGGTTACGCCAGGCGGGTTGCGGTGGTGTAACGAAGCCGGGGTGGCGTGGCATGACAACGGGCATTGCAGGGCGTTGCCGCGGCGCGCGATGTCCGCGGCGATCCGCCGAACACCTCAGGCGACGCGATGCGTTGACGCGACGTCGCACAGGCGCCAGGCGTGCCTCGCACGCGGGACGCAGCGGCATCGCGGCATTGCGTGAAGCATCCAGGTCCTCGCGCGCCCCTTCGCCGGCGCGCGACCGGCGATGCATGCGACTTGACGTTCATGTGCATCGGCGTAGCATTCGCACCACGCCAAGGGATAGACCCGCGGCGACCCCAATCACCGTGAGGGATGCTCATGGAATACGACTATCTGGTGTTCATCGGGCGCTTCGAGCCCTTCCACAACGGCCACGCCGCCGTTGCCCGCCACGCCCTGGCGCGTGCGCAGAAACTCATCTTCCTGATCGGCTCGGCCGACACTCCGCGCACCATCCGCAATCCGTGGACCGTCGCCGAACGCAGCGTGATGATCCAGGCCGCGCTCGAAGGCGCCGGCGAACGTCTGATCCTGCGCCCGTTGCGCGACCACCTGTACAACGAGAGCCAATGGATCGCCGCGGTGCAGTCGGCGGTGGCCGACGCGGTGCGCGCCGATGGCGGCGGCAGCGAGGCGCGCATCGGCCTGGTCGGCATGGACAAGGACGCCAGCAGCTACTACCTGCGCGAGTTCCCGCAGTGGCCGCTGGTCGATGTGCAGCACACGGAAACGCTGTCGGCGACCGAACTGCGCCGTTACCTATTCGAGGCCGGCAGCATCGACTTTCACGGCGCACTGCTGATGCTGCGCGGCAACGTGCCGGCGCCGGTGTTCGACATGCTCGAGGCGTTCCGCAAGAACTCGCCGTCGTACGCCGAACTGCTCGCCGAATATCAGTTCATCGAGCAGTACCGCGCGGCCTGGAAGGAGGCGCCGTATCCGCCGACCTTCGTCACCGCCGACGCGGTGGTGGTGCATTCGGGCCACGTGCTGCTGGTGCGCCGCCGTGCCGCGCCGGGCAAGGGCCTGTGGGCGCTGCCGGGCGGTTTCGTCGGCCAGCACGAGAGCATCCTCGATGCCTGCCTGCGCGAACTGCGCGAGGAGACCCGGCTGAAGCTGCCGGTGCCGGTGCTCAAGGGCTCGCTGAAGAACCGCCACGTGTTCGACCACCCCGAGCGCAGCCTGCGCGGGCGCACCATCACCCATGCGTTCCACTTCGAGTTCACCTTCGGCGAGCTGCCCGACGTGCGCGGCGGCGACGATGCCGACAAGGCGCGCTGGATTCCGGTCAGCGAAGTGCTGGGCATGGGGCCGAAGCTGTTCGAAGACCACCTGCACCTGCTCGAATTCTTCCTGGGCCGCGGTTGACCGCGGCCTTCCCGGCCGGCGGACAGACCGCCGGCCTTCCCCGACGCGAAGGAGCTTCCCGTCATGCAATGCCTGAACAACCTGCTGCTCAACACCGATAGCTACAAGGCCAGCCACTGGCTGCAATACCCGGCCGGCACCGATGCCACGTTCTTCTACGTGGAATCGCGCGGCGGCGTCTACGACCGCACCGTGTTCTTCGGCCTGCAGTCGATCCTCAAGGAGGCGCTGGGCCGCGCCATCACCCATGCCGACATCGACGAGGCGCGCGACCTGTTCGCCGCGCACGGCGAGCCGTTCAACGAAGCCGGCTGGCGCGACATCGTCGACCGCCTCGGCGGGCAGTTGCCGATCCGCATCCGCGCCGTGCCCGAGGGCAGCGTGGTGCCGACCCACAACGCGCTGATGACCATCGAGTCCACCGACGCGCAGGCCTACTGGGTGCCGTCGTATCTGGAAACGCTGCTGCTGCGCATCTGGTATCCGGTCACCGTGGCCACGGTCAGCTGGCACGCCAAGCAGACCATCCGCCAGTTCCTGGAGCGCACCAGCGACGATCCGGACGGGCAGTTGCCGTTCAAGCTGCACGACTTCGGCGCGCGCGGCGTGTCCAGCCTGGAGTCGGCGGCGATCGGCGGCGCCGCGCACCTGGTCAACTTCCTCGGCACCGACACCGTGTCCGGACTGTTGCTGGCGCGCGCGCACTACCACGAGCCGATGGCCGGCTATTCGATCCCCGCCGCCGAGCACAGCACCATCACCAGTTGGGGCCGCGAGCGCGAAGTGGACGCGTACCGCAACATGCTCAAGCAGTTCGGCAAGCCGGGCGGCATCGTCGCGGTGGTCTCCGACAGCTACGACATCTTCCACGCGATCCGCGAGCACTGGGGCACCACGTTACGCGAAGAGGTGATCGCTTCGGGCGCGACCGTGGTGATCCGCCCCGATTCCGGCGACCCGGTCGCGGTGGTGCACCAGTGCCTGGAACTGCTCGACGAGGCCTTCGGCCACAGCGTCAACGGCAAGGGCTACAAGGTGCTCAACCACGTGCGCGTGATCCAGGGCGACGGGGTCAACCCGACCAGCATCCGCGCGATCCTGGAACGCGTCACCAGCGCCGGCTACGCCACCGACAACGTCGCCTTCGGCATGGGCGGGGCGCTGTTGCAGCGGCTGGACCGCGACACCCAGAAGTTCGCGCTGAAGTGCTCGGCCGCGCGCGTGGACGGCAAGTGGATCGACGTCTACAAGGATCCGATCACCGACAAGGGCAAGCTCAGCAAGCGCGGCCGCATGAGCCTGCTGCGCCATCGCGAGTACGGCGGCTACCGCACCGAACCGGTGCCGGCCAGCGCCGCCTCGCTGGATGCGCTGGCGCGGCCGGCCGGCTACGACGACGCCATGGTCACTGTGTGGGAGAACGGCCGCCTGCTGCACGACTGGACGTTCGCGCAGGTGCGAGAACGCGCGGACGCGGCGCGCCTGTAGGTGCGGCGATGGACGCCGACATGGAGTTCGCGCCGCCGCTGAGCGGCGCGTCGCCGCTGTTCGCCGCGCTGCGCGCCGGCACCCCGCGCCTGGAATGGCGGGTGCCGGCCACCACCGATGCCGCGCGCTGGCACACGCAGCGCATCGGCGATCGCGACCATCGCGTCGCGCAGCCGGTCACCTTCACCCCGTATGCGTCGGTGCGGCCGTGTTCGGCGCGCTGCCGCTTCTGCTCGGAAACCCTGCGTCCGCACGCCGGTGGCACCGCCGCGGCCAGCCTGCGCCCGCCCGCGGACTACTTCGCGCTGCTGCGTCGCGCGCTGGAACAATTGCGCGGCCTGCCGCTGTCGCATTCGCTGTCGGGGCTGGAAATGACCGACGACGAAGCCTGGTTCGTGCAGTTGCTGCAGACCCTGGGCGAGGCCGAGCGCGAGGGGTTGCTGGTCGAGCAGCGCGTGCTGTACAGCAACGGCGCCGGTTTCGCCCGCAGCCGAGGCGAACTGCTGCTGCAGGCGCTGCAGCGCTTCGGCCTGTCGTGGATCGAACTGTCGCGGCACCATCCGCGGCAGGCCGGCAACGACGCGATCATGCGCTTCCGCGAGGGCGAGGCGATCGCCGATGCCGACGTCTTCGCCGCCACCGCGCGCCGCATCGCCGAGGCGGTACCGCTGCGCATGGTGTGCATCCTGCAGCATGGCGGGGTCGGCGACGCCGACGGCGTCGCCGACTACCTGCGCTGGGCGCGCGCCTGCGGCGCCGGCACGGTGATCTTCCGCGAGTTCTCGCGCCTGGGCGACGGCTACCGCGCCACCGGCACCCAGCGCTATCTGGCGCAGGCCCGGGTCGGCGTGGAGCGGGTGCTGGCCGCGTGCATGGCCAGGCCATGGTGGCGCACCTTGCGGCCGCTGCAGATCACCGAGGGCTACTACTTCTGGAATCTGCGCATGGCCACCGCCGACGGCATGGAGGTGGTGTTCGAGACCTCGGACTACGCCGCGATGCATGCCCGCCACGACAGCGGCGACGTCTACAAACTGGTGTTCTTCGCCGACGGCCGGCTGTGCGCGGGCTGGCAGCCGGACCGCGATCTGCTGTGGCAGGCCACGCATGGATAGCCGCAGCTGGTGGACGCCG
This window contains:
- a CDS encoding LysR family transcriptional regulator; protein product: MHLDFTDLRLFAAVADAGSITAGAERAALSLAAASARIRALEQQAGATLLQRGRRGVTLTVAGAAAALRHARQLLRQAEAMRAELGDHAGTNQATVRLLANTAALYEWLPELLAEFLVAHPRIDLALRERGSTAAADAVREDRADLAVIADHADLTGLQARAFRRDRLVLVAAATHPLAQAPQVRLAQLWQAEFLGLADDSALQRHLRAQATRAGGQLRIRAHVHGIEPLCRMLARGAGVAILPQAALARVSVRDRLVAVPLDEPWAPRQLSIVWRATPTPAARQLLDWLCAHADAAVEDAG
- a CDS encoding nicotinate phosphoribosyltransferase, with the protein product MQCLNNLLLNTDSYKASHWLQYPAGTDATFFYVESRGGVYDRTVFFGLQSILKEALGRAITHADIDEARDLFAAHGEPFNEAGWRDIVDRLGGQLPIRIRAVPEGSVVPTHNALMTIESTDAQAYWVPSYLETLLLRIWYPVTVATVSWHAKQTIRQFLERTSDDPDGQLPFKLHDFGARGVSSLESAAIGGAAHLVNFLGTDTVSGLLLARAHYHEPMAGYSIPAAEHSTITSWGREREVDAYRNMLKQFGKPGGIVAVVSDSYDIFHAIREHWGTTLREEVIASGATVVIRPDSGDPVAVVHQCLELLDEAFGHSVNGKGYKVLNHVRVIQGDGVNPTSIRAILERVTSAGYATDNVAFGMGGALLQRLDRDTQKFALKCSAARVDGKWIDVYKDPITDKGKLSKRGRMSLLRHREYGGYRTEPVPASAASLDALARPAGYDDAMVTVWENGRLLHDWTFAQVRERADAARL
- a CDS encoding carboxy terminal-processing peptidase is translated as MKFKASAFLLAFALTAPLALFARTDAPALPAASTADQATTAKLVYGLLSDSRYAYRPRALDEATSKEVFKKYLETLDGSKQFFTQADIDKFAPFQASLGANIASGQLDPAFQVFAVYRQRVDERIGYARKLLKQDFDFNGDEKFEYDRKDVPWPKDNQELDELWRKSVMNDWLRLKLAGKKPEDIRKTLDKRYANLADSVKELKSEDVFQFFMNAYTNTVDPHTDYFTPRTAENFNQQMSLSLEGIGAQLQKQDDMVVIREVIPGGPAAVDGTLKPGDRIVGVGQGKSGPVEDVIGWRIDDVVAKIRGDKDTQVRLEYIPAEAGVDGKHRQLLLTRQKVRLAEQAAKGETISLPAKDGEPARRIGVIKLPAFYQDFEGRRRNASDYASATRDVAKLLAGFKTDKVDGVVLDLRNNGGGSLDEAIELTGLFIEQGPVVQVRESGGRVTVNSDDKPGVAWDGPLAVLINRGSASASEIFAGAIQDYGRGLIIGETSFGKGTVQNIVDLDRWPANETDRFGQVKLTIAQFFRVSGSSTQHKGVVPDIAFPASVDATEFGESTYDNALPWTRIAAVPHTQYGNFATLLPRLETLHASRIATDKEFQWWEEDVQQFRTEAAKKYVVLNEAERRAEREKQDVQRKQRQEMRKQLGLPLDPLADDSSDDGLTGNERDIVKDAAREKLVDKRPDPLLRESAAILADALNLLEKDRPLAVQVLPQSTGPGRWAD
- a CDS encoding endonuclease/exonuclease/phosphatase family protein; translation: MPTFSLPLRARAMALAFALPLLALLAAPAGAAPAPAPLKVMSFNVRVPVDTDGDKRWDVRRSAMAALIRAQQPDVVGTQELVKRQADYLAEQLPEYRWFGRSRDGSEDGERMGIFYDSRRLKLVESGDFWLSDTPSVVGSISWGHPLPRMVNWGLFERVADGRRFYLFDTHLPYRDEDEAARAKGAALILARVQALPADVPVVVTGDFNTVPESPTYRTLTAGLADARAQVAKPLGPQATFHDFTGHPDRRIDWILSRGLRATHFATLDARPQCHWPSDHFPVMAEFAWSP
- a CDS encoding bifunctional nicotinamide-nucleotide adenylyltransferase/Nudix hydroxylase gives rise to the protein MLMEYDYLVFIGRFEPFHNGHAAVARHALARAQKLIFLIGSADTPRTIRNPWTVAERSVMIQAALEGAGERLILRPLRDHLYNESQWIAAVQSAVADAVRADGGGSEARIGLVGMDKDASSYYLREFPQWPLVDVQHTETLSATELRRYLFEAGSIDFHGALLMLRGNVPAPVFDMLEAFRKNSPSYAELLAEYQFIEQYRAAWKEAPYPPTFVTADAVVVHSGHVLLVRRRAAPGKGLWALPGGFVGQHESILDACLRELREETRLKLPVPVLKGSLKNRHVFDHPERSLRGRTITHAFHFEFTFGELPDVRGGDDADKARWIPVSEVLGMGPKLFEDHLHLLEFFLGRG
- a CDS encoding sulfite exporter TauE/SafE family protein; the encoded protein is MDSLALHLLPIAAVFCLAGFVKGVAGTGLPTVAMGLLGLWLAPPEAAALLVLPSLLTNLQQAWGEGAALLLRRLWPLLAAIVAGTWLSAGILVGADPALVRGGLGLLLAMYALLGLSRWQGRLAPRHEPWAGPLAGLATGLLSGATGVFVLPSLPYLVALGLPRETLMRALGYCFGTATLALAAALAWHGAFARAALGPSLLALLPTVAGLWLGARVRQRISAEAFRRVFFLTLLALGLHQVWQALG
- the lipA gene encoding lipoyl synthase; the protein is MTQPSARTIPLQVLSGDSAPAPLQAGVKQLGGDKINRSPVQFADAPVLRKPSWIRVRIPSGNAVQNLKAKLRENRLVTVCEEASCPNIHECFGHGTATFMILGEVCTRRCSFCDVAHGRPKPPDAGEPASLAQTVADMGLKYVVVTSVDRDDLRDGGAQHFADCIGAIRAAAPATRIEILTPDFRGKGRMDRALEILATNPPDVFNHNIETVPDLYPNVRPGADYQWSLTLLQKFKAQHPSIATKSGIMLGLGETLEQVQATLRDLRAHDVDMVTIGQYLQPTAHHHPVMRYWTPDEYKALEEYGNALGFSHVASGPMVRSSYHADRQAAGAGVAA